The Mycolicibacterium mucogenicum DSM 44124 genomic sequence ACTGGGATTGGCCAGGACCCAGGCGACGGCCAATTCGGTGACGCGGCGGATCGATTCCTCGTCGTATTTGTCTCGGGTGATGCCCCTACTGAGCTCGGTACGTTCGGCTGCTGTTGCCACTGGTGTCGCCGATCCAAGGTGGGCGATCAGCGCGTCCTTCATCTGGCGGAAGCCGTGGTTCCAGTTGATTCCGCCGTTGTTGAGCAGTTCCCGCGCGATGCGGCCGGCGAGTCGGATGACTTCGCCCTGGACGGTCTTCGCCGGACCACTGCTGGGCACCAAAAGGTTCCACAACTCGTCGAATTGCGCAGACGACTCGGTGGCGTCGACGACGATCGGCGATGACCCGTCATGGACCCTGCGGCGGGCGACCGGGGGCATGCCGAACAAGCTGTAGAGATCCGACAGGGCTGCATCTGTCTCGTCCAGGTAGCGCGGGTTGAATCCGGCGCGGTGGAACTCAAACTGGCCGCCAATGCGGGTGACCATCTCAGCGGCGTCCTGGGGGCTCGGGCAGCCCGCATCGAGAAGTATGCGCGCAGAACCCGCGACCTGCGGAATATCGATGTTGCGGCAGTCGTGGAGCGCGGCCTCTAACGGTGTTCGCCCGCTCGAGTCCACAATCACCGGGTCCGCACCATAGTCGAGAAGAAGGCGCGTCGATTCGGCAGAGCGCAGTGCCGCCCGATGGAGCGGTGTGCCCTCGCTGGTCACGATATTCACGTCGGCACCTTGTTCGACGAGGACACGCAATGTCGCGGGGTGCGCGATCGCGGCGATGATGGGAGCGCGCCGCCCTCGTCCGCCGTTGACGTCCGCACCGAGTTCGAGCAGCACAGTGAGATCTCGTCCGGCGGCGGCACGCCGACACAGCGGAGTACGGCCGCTGGCGTCGGGAGTGTCGACGTCCAAGCCCCGGTCGACCAGCCACCGTGCAAGCTCGTCCGGACAATTGTCGAAACCCAGTGCCGTGCTCTTCCATTGGCCACCGTAAGCATTGAACTCACACGCGTCGAAGACCTTCTTGAGAGCGTCGAGGTCGCCTTCATCGAG encodes the following:
- a CDS encoding ankyrin repeat domain-containing protein → MVRKRKTLPKDFEATLDEGDLDALKKVFDACEFNAYGGQWKSTALGFDNCPDELARWLVDRGLDVDTPDASGRTPLCRRAAAGRDLTVLLELGADVNGGRGRRAPIIAAIAHPATLRVLVEQGADVNIVTSEGTPLHRAALRSAESTRLLLDYGADPVIVDSSGRTPLEAALHDCRNIDIPQVAGSARILLDAGCPSPQDAAEMVTRIGGQFEFHRAGFNPRYLDETDAALSDLYSLFGMPPVARRRVHDGSSPIVVDATESSAQFDELWNLLVPSSGPAKTVQGEVIRLAGRIARELLNNGGINWNHGFRQMKDALIAHLGSATPVATAAERTELSRGITRDKYDEESIRRVTELAVAWVLANPSPMALGETEYRY